Proteins encoded within one genomic window of Flavobacterium gilvum:
- a CDS encoding family 43 glycosylhydrolase — translation MKVTSTGSLKKIFFVLMVLFCLPLFAQNNSEKEEGKIADKPLFRDSIYDGAADPTIIWNKKEKKWYMFYTNRRANIGGNGVSWVHGTPIGIAESVDGAHWKYKTNCNINYSTKDVTYWAPDVIMHKGKYHMYLTIVPGIFEDWNHPRYIIHLTSKNLTDWNFESKLTLASDRSIDASVFQLPDGNWRMYYNNEKEGKSIYYADSKDLYKWIDSGKKVIKDRGEGPKVFRWKDKNWMVIDAWKGLGVYSSEDFVNWNHQEKNILQIPGTGVDDKVIGGHPDVVVNGNKAYVFYFTHPGRTPENKGIDSYETRRSSIQVAELEYVNGEIVCNRDKLVYINLKPTKK, via the coding sequence ATGAAAGTTACTTCAACGGGTTCTTTAAAAAAGATTTTTTTTGTTTTGATGGTTTTATTTTGTCTGCCTCTTTTTGCTCAGAATAATTCGGAAAAAGAAGAAGGTAAAATTGCTGATAAGCCGTTGTTCCGAGACTCCATTTATGATGGTGCTGCTGATCCCACTATTATTTGGAACAAAAAAGAAAAAAAATGGTACATGTTTTATACCAACAGAAGGGCAAATATTGGTGGTAACGGAGTGAGTTGGGTTCATGGGACTCCGATAGGAATTGCCGAATCTGTAGATGGTGCACATTGGAAATATAAAACCAACTGCAATATCAATTATTCTACTAAAGATGTTACCTACTGGGCTCCGGACGTGATTATGCACAAGGGGAAATACCATATGTATCTTACGATTGTTCCTGGTATTTTTGAAGACTGGAATCATCCGCGTTACATCATACATTTAACGAGTAAAAATTTGACTGACTGGAATTTTGAATCCAAACTGACTCTCGCATCCGACCGCAGTATCGATGCTTCCGTTTTTCAATTGCCCGACGGAAATTGGCGAATGTATTACAATAACGAAAAAGAAGGAAAGTCCATATATTATGCAGATAGTAAAGATTTGTACAAGTGGATAGACAGCGGAAAAAAAGTGATAAAAGACCGAGGTGAAGGTCCAAAGGTATTTAGATGGAAAGACAAAAACTGGATGGTTATTGATGCCTGGAAAGGATTAGGAGTTTATTCCTCCGAAGATTTTGTCAATTGGAATCATCAGGAGAAAAACATATTGCAAATACCCGGAACGGGAGTTGATGACAAAGTAATCGGGGGACATCCTGATGTGGTGGTAAATGGCAACAAAGCTTATGTGTTCTATTTCACGCATCCTGGAAGAACGCCCGAAAATAAAGGAATTGACAGCTACGAAACCAGAAGGAGTTCCATTCAGGTTGCGGAGCTGGAATACGTCAATGGAGAAATTGTTTGCAATAGAGATAAACTTGTTTATATTAACCTTAAACCAACCAAAAAATGA
- a CDS encoding RagB/SusD family nutrient uptake outer membrane protein: MNNIKNISIVFLVLIGLSFGSCSDDFLNEEQNSRYSTAYFDTPEGLEDLSVSLYGNIRWHFGFEWAYGITQYGTDEFTNANDLTNEMWNTYDNRLGPVGATTGTGAANGNATNPNALWDEMYYGIASANTIIAKAPTVITDVKVRNRVLAHGYFMRGYNYYRLTAQYGGVVLQTVPAQGVVRNFTRATEEQCWAQVISDLRNAYNLFEGEIYTYGKGITWTKATAAHFLAKALLFRSSERNNSWNSAYRTADYNEAKDACSYAISARGALTPDYNDLYSRWTGIDCPNEQLNEILMAAGHNGDAITSGRFGNRTYNYFSPQFSSFAGGWVARGVWIGSMDFQRCRPTEYSYAVYNHVNDARMWKTFKTVYGVTTLRTPNPNNVALGDPAVVMILNTKADNTYNGFTFGASVQNPTWKDVAGRLPAWGGASGARQTTTSGSLTTKVGQYAPASLVLYQNGTYVAPNFKATPICNFYAGINKTDDGSRTGERNDAHRDVIMARLAETYLLRAECYARLGQYGSAMADINVVRARAQWKAGENRSYYIDGSEAFKVNPLNTGTAATNFVNANLNMNTYYLSNPGQPVTTAASNLQLTSFPANLPAEDEAILSQIGASSDLDRALNFILNERTRELLGEYDRWETLSRTGTLIKRTKLFNPEAKFITAGKHELRPIPQTFIDGLLNEDNSNLSDAQKKAWQNPGY, from the coding sequence ATGAACAATATTAAAAATATAAGCATTGTCTTTCTGGTGTTGATAGGGCTATCCTTTGGTTCCTGTTCGGATGATTTTTTGAACGAAGAACAAAACAGTAGATATTCGACAGCATATTTTGATACTCCTGAGGGACTTGAGGATTTGTCAGTGTCTCTTTATGGTAATATTCGTTGGCATTTTGGTTTTGAGTGGGCTTATGGGATTACTCAATATGGTACAGATGAGTTTACCAATGCCAATGACCTTACCAATGAAATGTGGAATACCTACGACAATCGTTTGGGACCGGTTGGGGCAACTACAGGAACAGGAGCTGCCAACGGAAATGCTACTAACCCTAACGCTCTTTGGGATGAGATGTATTATGGTATTGCCTCTGCCAATACGATTATTGCAAAAGCACCTACCGTGATTACTGATGTAAAAGTTCGTAATCGTGTTTTAGCACACGGATATTTTATGCGTGGCTATAATTATTATCGTCTTACCGCACAGTATGGCGGTGTTGTTCTTCAAACGGTACCGGCACAAGGTGTTGTTCGTAATTTCACTCGAGCAACCGAAGAGCAGTGTTGGGCTCAGGTAATATCTGATCTTCGTAATGCGTATAATCTTTTTGAAGGAGAAATATATACTTATGGGAAAGGAATAACTTGGACAAAAGCAACTGCAGCCCATTTCTTGGCAAAAGCCTTATTATTCCGTTCATCCGAGCGAAATAATTCTTGGAACAGTGCTTATAGAACAGCTGATTATAATGAGGCAAAGGATGCTTGTAGTTATGCAATCAGTGCACGTGGTGCATTAACTCCGGATTATAATGATTTGTATTCCAGATGGACTGGTATAGATTGTCCAAATGAACAATTGAATGAAATATTAATGGCTGCAGGCCATAATGGTGATGCTATAACTAGTGGTCGTTTCGGAAATCGTACCTATAATTATTTTAGTCCTCAATTTTCAAGTTTTGCTGGAGGTTGGGTAGCTCGTGGGGTTTGGATTGGTTCCATGGACTTCCAACGTTGTCGTCCTACAGAGTATAGTTATGCTGTTTACAATCACGTAAATGACGCACGTATGTGGAAAACATTTAAGACTGTTTACGGTGTGACTACTTTAAGAACTCCTAATCCAAATAATGTTGCATTGGGTGATCCTGCGGTTGTAATGATTTTGAATACTAAAGCAGACAATACTTATAACGGATTTACTTTCGGTGCAAGTGTTCAAAATCCTACATGGAAAGATGTTGCAGGCCGTTTGCCTGCATGGGGAGGTGCCTCAGGTGCTAGACAAACGACTACTTCAGGATCTTTGACTACCAAAGTGGGACAGTATGCACCCGCTTCATTGGTCTTGTATCAAAATGGCACATATGTAGCTCCTAACTTTAAGGCTACTCCTATTTGTAACTTTTATGCTGGAATCAATAAAACAGATGACGGATCTCGTACTGGAGAAAGAAATGATGCTCATCGTGATGTAATCATGGCTCGTTTGGCTGAGACGTATCTTTTACGTGCTGAATGTTACGCTCGTTTAGGACAATATGGTAGTGCAATGGCTGATATCAATGTGGTAAGAGCCCGTGCTCAATGGAAAGCAGGTGAAAATAGATCATATTATATTGATGGTTCTGAGGCATTTAAAGTAAACCCTTTAAATACTGGAACTGCAGCAACAAATTTTGTTAATGCAAATTTGAATATGAACACCTATTATTTGTCTAATCCTGGGCAACCAGTTACTACGGCAGCATCTAATTTGCAATTGACATCATTCCCTGCAAACTTGCCTGCTGAAGATGAGGCAATACTTTCTCAAATAGGTGCGTCAAGTGATTTGGATCGTGCATTAAACTTTATTCTTAACGAGCGTACCCGCGAATTGTTGGGTGAATATGATCGTTGGGAGACTTTATCGCGTACAGGTACTTTGATTAAACGTACGAAATTATTTAATCCTGAAGCTAAATTTATTACTGCAGGTAAACATGAACTTCGTCCTATTCCACAAACATTTATTGATGGTTTATTGAATGAAGATAATAGTAACTTGTCTGATGCTCAAAAGAAAGCTTGGCAAAATCCTGGTTATTAG
- a CDS encoding SusC/RagA family TonB-linked outer membrane protein has product MKSKFSLFLTIAFFALLHVSVYAQSKVVKGTIKDATGLPIPGVNVVIKGTKVGASTDFDGKYSISASPGQVLVFSSTGSKTIERTVDKSSSALDVVMVDEVAQLNEVVVVGYGTAKKSDVTGAIVSVTAEKLMSRPVNNALEGLQGKAAGVDIVSSERPGTVGSVRIRGQRSIRASSDPLYVVDGVPLMSESSIETLNPRDIASIDILKDASATAIYGSRGANGVIIVTTKQGKAGRFSLNYAGTVTTQEIVDRSPSMSAEDFIDFRRWASGINPKDATLASDRLLFDSPLDGQTSRDNVLKGWESGAWDPSKVTNTDWTKFVTQTGVTTEHVLSASGGSEKVNGYGSFGYLDNQGTQKGQWYKRYTAKASTNVVATEWFKLSASLNATWSEQDFGMSTLSARSGSAPNAIYGAAKSIYNMAVPYDANGKLIINPGGESGIYTIMDEWDKSTQQNQIMRLLGNFSGTFDIGKIWEPVKGLSYKINFGPDFRHWREGVYIDGTSSLKVNADGSAGTNFARLRNRRDFSWTLDNMLTYDRTFASKHNVGVTLLQSASSWDIEESSMQANNIAKPSFLWNAFGTVDLTNPANSAAMSSNLTQRQLSSYMARLNYGYDGRYLLTLSGRWDGASQLSEGHKWDFFPSAAFGWRINKEDFMVNVDWIQNLKLRLGVGVTGNSSVDPYQTLGNISSVWLPFNGRSNEQGYTTNEPYYTGTQVPMPNPELGWEKTTQYNLGIDFSFLDNRVSGTVEGYKSYTNDLILQPLISTVTGYPSTFSNIGKTSNKGVEVTLNLIPIQTESGFTWETTLIGAWQKDQIEELAVGKNDDIQNRWFIGKSIAVQYGYDNLGLWQDTPEDQAEMAKWNAPGNGYSFVPGNVRPKDQNGDYKMTNADQVVLGNSNPNWTMGWNNTFAYKGFELGIEIFGRMGYMASLGGEAMTAHANQRETDYWTPLNTDAEFQKPILGQAAAGSRDQFSGLLGFTDAAFAKIRNISLGYNFPKDLTSKIGVANFKLYAQAISPGSLYQSVNWYDFDTNSTYYNRSFVMGLEVGF; this is encoded by the coding sequence ATGAAAAGTAAATTTAGTCTTTTTCTGACTATTGCCTTTTTTGCTTTACTGCATGTTTCAGTTTATGCTCAAAGCAAAGTGGTTAAAGGGACGATTAAAGACGCAACAGGATTACCTATTCCCGGAGTAAACGTTGTTATTAAGGGAACTAAGGTGGGTGCTAGTACTGATTTTGATGGTAAGTATTCAATTTCTGCTTCACCGGGTCAAGTATTAGTTTTTTCTTCTACAGGTTCGAAAACGATTGAGAGGACTGTGGATAAATCAAGCAGTGCTTTGGATGTGGTGATGGTAGATGAAGTGGCTCAGCTTAATGAGGTTGTAGTCGTTGGATACGGTACCGCCAAGAAATCGGATGTTACAGGAGCGATAGTAAGTGTTACTGCGGAGAAATTGATGAGCCGTCCGGTAAACAATGCGCTTGAGGGCTTACAAGGTAAGGCTGCAGGGGTAGATATCGTGTCTAGCGAACGTCCGGGAACTGTGGGATCAGTTCGTATTCGTGGTCAACGTTCGATAAGAGCGAGTAGTGATCCTCTTTATGTAGTGGATGGTGTACCTTTAATGTCGGAATCTTCTATCGAAACGCTTAATCCTCGTGATATTGCCTCGATCGATATTCTTAAAGATGCTTCTGCAACGGCTATTTATGGATCTCGTGGAGCTAACGGGGTTATCATCGTTACTACTAAGCAAGGTAAAGCAGGTCGCTTTAGCTTGAACTATGCTGGGACAGTTACAACACAAGAAATTGTGGACAGATCGCCTTCCATGAGTGCTGAAGATTTTATTGATTTCAGACGTTGGGCATCTGGTATTAATCCGAAAGATGCAACTTTAGCAAGCGATAGGCTGCTTTTTGACAGTCCATTAGACGGGCAAACTTCAAGAGATAATGTATTGAAAGGTTGGGAGAGTGGTGCTTGGGATCCTTCTAAAGTAACTAATACAGATTGGACAAAATTTGTAACCCAAACTGGAGTTACTACTGAGCATGTTTTAAGTGCAAGTGGAGGTTCAGAAAAAGTAAATGGCTATGGATCTTTTGGTTATTTGGATAATCAAGGAACACAAAAAGGACAATGGTACAAACGTTATACTGCTAAGGCAAGTACTAATGTAGTAGCTACTGAATGGTTCAAATTGTCGGCTTCCTTGAATGCGACATGGAGTGAGCAGGATTTTGGAATGTCAACTTTGAGTGCTCGTAGCGGTTCGGCTCCAAATGCAATTTATGGTGCAGCAAAATCTATTTATAATATGGCTGTTCCTTATGATGCTAATGGTAAGCTTATAATTAATCCAGGAGGTGAGAGTGGAATTTATACGATAATGGACGAGTGGGATAAGAGTACACAGCAAAATCAAATTATGCGCTTATTAGGAAATTTTTCTGGGACTTTTGATATCGGAAAAATTTGGGAGCCTGTAAAAGGATTGAGTTATAAAATTAATTTTGGACCTGACTTCCGTCATTGGAGAGAGGGTGTGTATATTGATGGAACTTCTTCACTTAAAGTGAATGCTGATGGAAGTGCAGGAACCAATTTTGCCAGACTTAGAAATCGTCGTGATTTTTCGTGGACTTTGGATAATATGTTAACTTACGATCGCACCTTTGCAAGTAAACACAATGTAGGTGTAACATTGCTTCAGTCTGCTTCATCATGGGATATCGAAGAATCATCGATGCAAGCCAATAATATAGCTAAGCCATCTTTCTTGTGGAATGCCTTTGGAACTGTAGATTTAACAAATCCAGCGAATAGTGCTGCAATGAGTTCTAATCTTACTCAGCGCCAACTTTCTTCTTATATGGCGCGTTTGAACTATGGATATGATGGTCGTTACTTATTGACGCTATCTGGTCGTTGGGATGGAGCTTCGCAATTGTCTGAAGGTCATAAATGGGACTTTTTCCCATCGGCAGCTTTTGGATGGAGAATCAATAAAGAAGATTTCATGGTCAATGTGGATTGGATTCAAAATTTAAAACTTCGTCTAGGTGTTGGTGTTACAGGTAACTCATCTGTAGATCCTTACCAAACATTAGGTAACATTTCTTCAGTGTGGCTTCCTTTTAACGGAAGGTCAAATGAACAAGGCTATACGACCAACGAACCTTATTATACAGGTACTCAGGTTCCAATGCCTAATCCAGAATTGGGATGGGAAAAAACTACCCAATATAACTTGGGAATTGATTTTAGTTTCTTGGATAATAGAGTTAGTGGAACTGTTGAAGGTTATAAGTCGTATACAAACGATTTGATATTACAGCCTCTTATTTCTACAGTAACAGGTTATCCTAGTACTTTTTCCAATATTGGAAAAACTAGTAACAAAGGTGTTGAAGTTACGCTTAATCTTATTCCGATACAGACTGAAAGTGGATTTACTTGGGAAACTACTTTGATTGGAGCTTGGCAAAAAGATCAAATTGAAGAATTAGCTGTTGGTAAAAACGATGATATTCAAAACAGATGGTTTATAGGTAAGTCAATTGCCGTTCAATACGGTTACGATAACTTAGGATTGTGGCAAGATACTCCTGAAGATCAGGCTGAAATGGCTAAATGGAATGCTCCTGGAAACGGTTATAGCTTTGTGCCTGGTAATGTGCGTCCTAAAGACCAAAACGGTGATTACAAAATGACAAACGCTGACCAGGTAGTTCTTGGTAACAGTAATCCTAATTGGACTATGGGATGGAACAATACATTTGCGTATAAAGGTTTTGAATTGGGAATTGAAATATTCGGGCGCATGGGGTATATGGCATCTTTAGGAGGTGAGGCAATGACCGCTCATGCTAATCAGCGTGAAACCGATTATTGGACACCGTTAAATACAGATGCAGAGTTTCAAAAACCTATATTGGGTCAAGCTGCAGCAGGTTCAAGAGATCAATTTTCTGGTTTACTTGGGTTTACGGACGCAGCCTTTGCAAAAATTCGTAATATCTCTTTAGGCTACAATTTCCCTAAAGATCTTACTTCAAAAATAGGTGTAGCGAATTTCAAACTTTACGCACAGGCTATTAGCCCTGGCAGTTTATATCAATCAGTGAATTGGTATGATTTTGATACTAACTCGACCTACTACAACAGAAGTTTTGTTATGGGGCTTGAAGTTGGGTTCTAA
- a CDS encoding RagB/SusD family nutrient uptake outer membrane protein, which translates to MKNYKKPYINLLLLAVMAIGSSSCNQNILDEELTTAYSKDYYKTEAGIQALVVGTYEQVFALEFQGEVPLAATESGTDEFRQGGDPSNWSWNNYGTGFKAFVTVSNANTVAANTNWDNLYIGIGNANQLIEAATTINSTNDAIKKTALGEGYFLRAFNYLKLLSQYGGVPLVTKTYSTVQLEFGRATPQAVLDQIIADFTQAYNLLSNTGFPARITKDAAAHYLAKAYLSRASEINDSWNGTTKLADLQKVVTLSDEVISHHPLAANFDNLWKYTVADDANEKLPELILSAQFNASTLITVANQQHLYFLSTYDQLPQMKRNLAGGRPFSRLAPTYFTLDVFDKVNDSRFWKSFQTKSIVNNPSGIYKNGDLGIMYIVNTPSDTRFAKTKNNDVIIDSKTGKTIPSVYVAYAADNVGFNKDVRFPSLSKYMDGNRIDLTSIRGSRDVVLARSAETYLMAAEAKVRLAKIGGASFADALTYINTVRTRAAYKAGENRAAYVDGSAAFTTAGQAGIPISYIAENSYYESNNIPVATTATNLTIANISALPAEDQAVITKLGYASDYDRMLCLVLNERARELCGEFHRWEDLSRTKTLVPRAKAYNIDAALNIQPYHNLRPIPQTFLDGVYGSGKPLTADEKQAMQNPGY; encoded by the coding sequence ATGAAAAATTATAAAAAACCATACATAAATTTATTGCTTTTGGCTGTAATGGCTATTGGCAGCTCATCTTGTAACCAAAATATCCTGGACGAAGAATTGACTACAGCCTACAGTAAAGATTATTATAAAACCGAAGCGGGGATTCAGGCCTTGGTAGTTGGGACGTATGAGCAGGTATTTGCCTTAGAATTTCAAGGTGAGGTTCCTCTTGCTGCAACTGAATCTGGAACAGATGAGTTTCGTCAGGGAGGAGACCCGTCAAACTGGTCATGGAATAATTACGGAACAGGTTTTAAGGCTTTTGTAACTGTGTCTAATGCTAATACTGTTGCGGCCAATACCAATTGGGACAATTTGTATATCGGAATTGGTAATGCTAATCAGTTAATAGAAGCGGCAACAACAATCAATTCTACCAATGATGCTATTAAGAAAACAGCGTTGGGAGAAGGTTACTTTTTGAGAGCTTTCAATTATTTGAAATTATTAAGTCAATATGGCGGAGTGCCTTTGGTGACAAAAACCTATTCTACAGTGCAATTAGAATTTGGCAGAGCAACTCCTCAGGCTGTTTTGGATCAGATAATAGCTGATTTTACTCAGGCTTATAACTTGTTAAGCAATACAGGATTTCCTGCTAGAATAACAAAAGATGCAGCAGCTCATTATTTGGCAAAAGCATATTTGTCTCGTGCGAGCGAAATTAATGATAGCTGGAACGGAACTACAAAATTAGCCGATTTGCAAAAGGTTGTTACTCTGTCTGATGAGGTTATCTCTCATCACCCATTGGCGGCAAACTTTGATAATTTATGGAAATATACCGTTGCAGATGATGCAAACGAAAAACTTCCAGAATTAATATTATCTGCTCAGTTTAATGCCAGTACATTGATTACGGTAGCAAACCAACAGCATTTGTATTTCCTTTCAACGTATGATCAATTGCCTCAAATGAAACGTAATCTGGCAGGAGGAAGACCATTTAGCCGTTTGGCTCCAACTTATTTTACGCTTGATGTTTTTGATAAAGTGAATGATTCTCGTTTTTGGAAAAGTTTCCAAACAAAAAGTATCGTAAACAATCCATCGGGGATTTATAAAAATGGTGATTTGGGTATTATGTATATTGTAAATACGCCTTCGGATACTCGTTTTGCAAAAACTAAAAACAATGATGTTATAATTGATTCAAAAACTGGAAAAACCATTCCAAGCGTGTATGTTGCGTATGCTGCAGATAATGTTGGTTTTAATAAAGATGTACGATTTCCTTCTTTAAGCAAATACATGGATGGTAACAGGATCGATTTGACAAGTATAAGAGGATCTCGTGACGTGGTATTGGCGCGTTCTGCAGAAACTTATCTGATGGCCGCAGAGGCAAAAGTACGTCTGGCAAAAATAGGAGGAGCTTCTTTTGCAGATGCACTGACTTATATCAATACAGTTCGTACTCGTGCTGCCTATAAGGCAGGAGAAAATCGTGCTGCTTATGTTGATGGATCGGCTGCTTTTACTACTGCTGGGCAAGCAGGAATTCCAATTTCGTACATAGCTGAAAATTCTTATTACGAATCAAATAATATTCCAGTAGCAACTACAGCGACAAACTTGACTATTGCCAATATAAGTGCTTTACCGGCAGAAGATCAAGCTGTAATCACGAAGTTGGGCTATGCTAGTGATTATGACAGAATGTTGTGCCTAGTGTTGAATGAGCGTGCTAGAGAACTTTGCGGAGAGTTCCATCGTTGGGAGGATTTGAGTAGAACCAAAACCTTGGTTCCTAGAGCTAAAGCGTATAATATTGATGCGGCTCTAAATATCCAACCGTACCATAACTTGCGTCCAATTCCCCAAACTTTCCTTGATGGGGTTTATGGAAGCGGAAAACCGTTGACTGCTGATGAAAAACAAGCTATGCAGAATCCTGGTTATTAA